From the genome of Longimicrobium sp.:
TGAAGGCGCGCCGCGACGCCCTTCCCGAGGCCGCCGCCGAGTTCTACAGCCTGGTCGCCCGCGAGGTCGACGTCCACACCACCGACAAGGACGAGCGCGCGGAGATCGTGCGCATGCCCGACGGCTCGGTCGACGTGACCGTGCACGCGCCCGGCGACCGCGGCGGCGCGCCCTACTACCATCGCCGCTTCGTCCCCGACGAGACGCGCGACATCCGCATCTACCTGCAGGGCGGCGACGACCAGGCGGTGGTGCGCGGCGCGGCGGACGGCATCCTCGTGCGCGTCATCGGCGGCGGCGGCGACGACCAGCTCCGCAACGAGGCGGCCGACCGCGGCCGCACCGTGTTCTACGACGACCGCGGCGACAACCGCATCGACCCCGGCACCGGCGCCAAGGTCGACACCCGCGCGTGGGAGCCGCCCCGGCCCACCACGCTCCTCGGCAACCCGCCGCCCCCGCGCGACTGGGGCGTCTCGGGCACCTTCCTGGCGCCGTACGCCAACTGGGAGCTGAACATCGGCCCCGTCGTGGGGCTGGGCCCCAACTGGAAGCGCTACGGCTTCCGCCGCACCCCGCACGCCGAGCAGATCGGGGCGCGCGTGCTGTGGGCGCCGTTCGAGCACAACGGCATCGGGGCCCTCTTCCACTACGACCGGCAGATCACCAACCGCCCGGCGTCCGTCTGGCTGAACGCGCGCGGGAGCAACTTCGAGGACGTGCGCTTCCACGGCTTCGGCAACGACTCGCCCGAGGACCCCGACCGCGACTTCTTCGAGGTGGACCAGACGCAGGTGCGCGTGCAGGCCGCGTACGAGGTCCATCCCACGCCGCGCCTGCGCCTCTTCGCCGGCCCGGCCGCGAAGTGGACCGACCCCGGCGCCGTCACCGCCGCTCCCGGCGTCCGCGGCGCGGAGACGTTCTGGCAGGCGGGGGCGATCGGCGGGGCCGCGCTGGACCTGCGCGACAGCGTGATGGATCCGCGCAACGGCGCCCGCTTCGCCGCCGGCGCCTCCGGATACGGCAGCGACCTGGGCGCCGCGTTCGGCCGCTTCGAGGGCGAGGCCGCCGGCTACGCCTCGCTTCCCGGTCGCCTGGGGCCCACGCTCGCCCTTCGCGCGGGCGCGCAGAAGGCGGTGGGCGACTTCCCCTTCCAGGAATCGGCCTTCGTGGGCGGGCCCATGAACCTGCGCGGCTACCCGTACCAGCGCTTCCGCGGCGACGCGGCGCTCTACGGCTCGGCCGAGCTGCGCGCGCGGCTGGCCTACGTGAACCTGGGCCTAGCCCGCGTGCACCTGGGCGCCTTCGGCCTGGCGGACGCGGGACGCGTGTACGTGGACGGCGATTCGCCCGGCGGGTGGCACACCGGCTTCGGCGGCGGCCTCTCGTTCCAGGCGCTGGGCCGCGTCGGCACGGTGGCCTACGCCCGCGGCGAGCGGAACATGGTCTACCTGACGCTGGGGATGCCGTTCTAGCGGCGAGGGAACTCCGACGAGAGGGGCGAGATGCGCGGGTTGATGATGCTGGCCGTCGTGCTGGTGGTGCTCTGGGTGGTCGGCGTGCTCTTCTTCAAGATCGTGGGCTTCGCCATCCACCTGCTGCTGATCGCGGGGATCATCCTGCTGATCCTGGCCGTCGTCCGCCGCGGCGCCAACGCCGTCCGCCGCCGCGTGTAGCGCGGACGTTTACGGCGCTTCTCCGCTCTCGACGTGAGGAGACGTAGGGAGTTGGGCGTTCGAACGAGTGTTCGGAAGCGGTGGTGCTAAATGACCTGTTGACAACAGGTTATAAGATCGGTATACTGGTGGCCCGCGCAGGATGGGGCGCCGCGAGGCACGCCGTCCGAGC
Proteins encoded in this window:
- a CDS encoding BamA/TamA family outer membrane protein, whose amino-acid sequence is MIGRSTRASASALLCVAAALAAGAARAQSPGTTARATAGPQYRAGPLHRLFLGESYRPLWTTPISVPVLDPSAVGGGLTVEEQGGGLSTESLRMKGRDGREYVFRSVDKNVSPGMPKDLRGTIPQAVVQDLVSAKLPASAVIVPTLLDAAGVLNAPARLYVMPDHPFLGEFRQRFRGRLGMLEERPTDGFAGSRDVQGSDDFQKLIEDDPQNRVDARAFLTARLMDVYFGDWDRHWDQWRWARFDSAGVRWWRPIPRDRDNAFNDNEGFIPALGRSVTPILVRFGDEYDKVRRYHNQPAELDRLLLASLSREVWDSTARQLRARLTDAVIDSAVRRMPPEYFALMGEELAADLKARRDALPEAAAEFYSLVAREVDVHTTDKDERAEIVRMPDGSVDVTVHAPGDRGGAPYYHRRFVPDETRDIRIYLQGGDDQAVVRGAADGILVRVIGGGGDDQLRNEAADRGRTVFYDDRGDNRIDPGTGAKVDTRAWEPPRPTTLLGNPPPPRDWGVSGTFLAPYANWELNIGPVVGLGPNWKRYGFRRTPHAEQIGARVLWAPFEHNGIGALFHYDRQITNRPASVWLNARGSNFEDVRFHGFGNDSPEDPDRDFFEVDQTQVRVQAAYEVHPTPRLRLFAGPAAKWTDPGAVTAAPGVRGAETFWQAGAIGGAALDLRDSVMDPRNGARFAAGASGYGSDLGAAFGRFEGEAAGYASLPGRLGPTLALRAGAQKAVGDFPFQESAFVGGPMNLRGYPYQRFRGDAALYGSAELRARLAYVNLGLARVHLGAFGLADAGRVYVDGDSPGGWHTGFGGGLSFQALGRVGTVAYARGERNMVYLTLGMPF
- a CDS encoding lmo0937 family membrane protein is translated as MRGLMMLAVVLVVLWVVGVLFFKIVGFAIHLLLIAGIILLILAVVRRGANAVRRRV